One window of Dyadobacter sandarakinus genomic DNA carries:
- a CDS encoding putative Ig domain-containing protein, whose translation MHYFTSVAYCLSRFALLLVFWLFGTVATAQGTSGTTEADHQRYLALMLLNLTDAANRGPEPDLIRSAASYGLNSVYITIPWDKIYATPDGAPQWAKYDEQIKIATDLGMKVALRIHIGRNITRINGFWTTEDSQFSHSRLPLLSGYQDTFFGFDNQSILNKAVAFVKAVTTRYKYLRTDNKLLFVSVTNTSTQEGEYPSGLIVNGVETSAVYDYSRTMEKGFQAFLKEHYKKIERLNFLWGTTYKSFEEAPAPSTGWEPINSFKQRAGKDWYLYRHIIFRNYTDQLISAVKEVDPAIRFVSDYGSVFDAPSVMRGTLAFRDLNKNTDGIKINDNLATHDHRWSVDILKSDAPADFITANELFVSSYFDGSAHLKQINENFEHGANIVAVVITTPPEMARSESFLRPAAANWLPRPIPVIQYADSVGYRLSAAVEKGGPINVIYNEWAKRAYADPANPRPIKIHLDEDLLAPAYWDDASNYPPYVFRPVPMQIIAVNKDFTYRLPTDTFSDVDGTIVRIETGTLPAWLTYQSGQLRGRPTALGDFRIAVRGIDDEGGSAEAFFTIRVEARDNLNKPPTVNANFTNQLAGLNEAFSLQIPANAFADSDGRITRIEASELPPWLTFSGNTLSGTPRTLGQSRIILKAYDNQDAFVETYFTIRVVEPQYLNAPPYASSTLPVKYAQVNMPFSYILPTNIFGDPDGYISAITIQNRPSWLDFSLNVFSGTPTEEGEYRLIVRAYDNGGAYVEIPFILKVEIPEIRFELVQGGSRVDQQVLRKLSGNDALQSADLPPLLNIFAYGNFEYDQVTFDLTGPYKRHSTTSTFPYALFENGSGFAPYVGRYTLTVTAAKEDSAIVTNSIQFSIAYSDSLNIAGDMEDWRFYPNPVENVFNVKLPQDLQPADIQYTIVNSLGKVAHIPPSLVKVSDYLANIDLSKAGISSGIYFLRIESGGMLLKQFRVFKR comes from the coding sequence ATGCATTACTTTACTTCGGTTGCTTACTGCTTGTCCAGGTTTGCACTACTGCTTGTTTTCTGGCTTTTTGGCACAGTGGCCACTGCGCAGGGCACATCCGGAACAACCGAAGCAGATCACCAGCGGTACCTTGCATTGATGCTGCTGAACCTGACCGATGCTGCCAACCGCGGACCCGAGCCCGACCTCATACGCTCTGCGGCTTCCTACGGGCTTAATTCGGTTTACATTACCATTCCCTGGGATAAAATATACGCCACGCCCGACGGTGCCCCTCAATGGGCAAAGTATGACGAGCAGATCAAAATTGCGACCGATCTGGGCATGAAAGTAGCCCTGAGGATCCATATCGGACGGAATATCACACGCATCAATGGATTCTGGACCACCGAAGACAGCCAGTTCAGCCACTCACGGCTTCCGCTGCTGAGCGGGTACCAGGATACATTTTTCGGGTTCGACAATCAGTCCATTCTTAACAAGGCCGTCGCGTTTGTGAAAGCAGTAACTACGCGCTACAAATACCTGCGGACCGACAACAAGCTTCTTTTTGTATCCGTAACAAATACCAGTACCCAGGAAGGCGAATATCCATCAGGACTTATTGTAAACGGAGTGGAAACCTCGGCAGTTTATGATTACTCAAGAACCATGGAAAAGGGCTTTCAGGCCTTTCTGAAAGAACACTACAAAAAGATCGAGCGCCTGAACTTCCTTTGGGGTACCACCTATAAGTCTTTTGAGGAAGCCCCGGCGCCGTCTACGGGCTGGGAGCCGATCAACTCTTTCAAGCAGCGGGCCGGGAAAGACTGGTATCTCTACCGGCATATTATTTTCAGAAATTATACGGATCAGCTGATCTCGGCTGTCAAAGAGGTTGACCCTGCGATCCGGTTCGTGTCCGACTATGGTTCTGTGTTTGATGCACCTTCGGTCATGCGCGGCACGCTTGCATTCCGCGATCTCAACAAAAACACCGATGGTATCAAGATCAACGACAACCTTGCCACGCACGATCACCGCTGGTCGGTGGACATTCTGAAAAGTGATGCTCCCGCAGATTTCATTACAGCAAACGAACTGTTTGTCAGCTCCTACTTTGATGGCAGCGCGCATTTGAAGCAGATCAATGAAAACTTTGAGCATGGTGCCAATATCGTGGCGGTAGTAATTACAACTCCTCCGGAAATGGCCCGGTCGGAATCGTTCCTGCGTCCGGCTGCTGCCAACTGGCTTCCCAGGCCCATCCCGGTGATCCAGTATGCCGACTCGGTAGGCTACCGGCTGTCGGCTGCGGTGGAAAAGGGCGGACCTATCAACGTCATTTATAACGAATGGGCTAAACGCGCCTACGCCGACCCTGCCAATCCAAGACCGATCAAAATACATCTGGACGAGGACCTGCTTGCGCCTGCATACTGGGATGATGCCTCCAATTATCCGCCATACGTGTTCAGGCCGGTACCCATGCAGATTATCGCAGTCAACAAGGATTTCACCTACCGGTTGCCTACGGATACCTTTTCCGACGTGGACGGAACGATCGTCAGAATCGAAACCGGGACGCTTCCTGCATGGCTCACTTACCAGAGCGGACAACTGCGTGGCCGCCCGACTGCATTGGGCGACTTCCGCATTGCAGTACGCGGGATTGATGATGAAGGCGGCTCTGCGGAGGCATTTTTTACAATCCGGGTTGAAGCGCGCGACAATCTTAACAAACCGCCTACCGTCAATGCTAACTTCACCAATCAGCTCGCTGGTCTGAATGAGGCATTCAGCCTGCAGATTCCGGCTAATGCATTTGCAGACAGCGACGGCCGGATCACCCGCATTGAAGCCAGCGAGCTGCCGCCCTGGCTCACGTTTTCGGGCAATACCCTCAGCGGTACTCCCCGCACGCTGGGGCAGTCGCGCATTATCCTGAAAGCGTATGACAACCAGGACGCATTTGTCGAAACCTACTTTACAATCAGGGTGGTGGAGCCCCAGTACCTCAATGCACCACCCTACGCCAGCAGTACCCTGCCGGTAAAGTACGCACAGGTAAACATGCCGTTTTCGTACATTCTTCCAACCAATATTTTTGGTGACCCGGATGGCTATATTTCGGCGATTACCATTCAGAACAGACCTTCCTGGCTGGACTTTTCACTGAATGTTTTCTCCGGCACCCCTACCGAAGAAGGTGAATACCGGCTGATTGTGAGGGCGTATGACAATGGCGGCGCATATGTGGAGATCCCGTTTATCCTGAAGGTAGAGATTCCGGAAATACGGTTTGAGCTCGTACAGGGCGGCAGCCGGGTAGACCAGCAGGTGCTGCGTAAACTGTCGGGCAATGATGCGCTGCAATCTGCGGACCTTCCGCCACTCCTGAACATCTTTGCATACGGTAACTTTGAGTATGACCAGGTTACCTTTGATCTTACAGGACCTTACAAACGTCACTCGACAACCTCTACTTTCCCCTATGCCTTATTTGAAAATGGCTCGGGCTTTGCTCCATATGTCGGAAGGTACACGCTCACGGTTACGGCAGCAAAGGAGGATTCGGCGATTGTAACCAATTCCATTCAATTCAGTATTGCGTACTCCGACTCGCTGAACATCGCGGGGGATATGGAAGACTGGCGTTTTTACCCGAACCCGGTTGAAAATGTTTTTAATGTAAAACTCCCACAGGACCTTCAACCTGCTGACATTCAGTACACCATCGTCAACTCCTTGGGAAAAGTGGCGCACATCCCGCCAAGCCTGGTGAAGGTATCAGACTACCTGGCGAATATCGACCTTTCAAAAGCCGGCATTTCGTCGGGCATTTACTTTCTCAGGATAGAAAGCGGAGGTATGCTTTTGAAGCAATTCAGGGTTTTTAAGAGGTAG
- a CDS encoding glycosyltransferase produces the protein MKAKKRILFFTPYATRTGSEMMLLYIVRKIDRTAFDIGIVSFADGELLQEFPDDVPVYIAPKKFNVLQKISYHVGVNPTLRYLRKLAKDFKADFWYVNTTMIPEAIMVARESSIKVITHFHELPLTYAYLSGNDFKSIIDYSHLLIGCSQVTCNALKAAGGAQVGLLYSFIDSSLVTRDTARAKVLRQQLGIAESDFVWVLSGMTSERKGFDMLPDIAQELNDPRVHLIWVGARIDDGLVYYTEQRCRNQASATRVHLVGKQKEDYYHYLHAGNGFLLTSRQDPFPLVMIEAALLGKPIVSFPSGGVSEFVEDGMGIVTEEISIKQLVHAMRAVMTGEVPADSNKSVAVASRFNVENGYNNWISLITKNT, from the coding sequence ATGAAAGCAAAAAAAAGAATCCTTTTTTTCACACCCTATGCCACACGGACAGGATCAGAAATGATGCTGCTGTACATCGTCAGAAAAATTGACCGGACTGCATTCGACATCGGGATCGTAAGCTTTGCAGACGGCGAGCTGCTGCAGGAGTTCCCGGATGATGTCCCGGTTTACATTGCCCCCAAAAAATTCAACGTTCTTCAGAAGATTTCCTACCACGTGGGTGTAAATCCCACGCTCAGGTACCTGCGCAAGCTTGCAAAGGATTTTAAGGCGGATTTCTGGTATGTAAATACGACCATGATCCCCGAGGCGATTATGGTGGCAAGAGAGTCTTCCATAAAAGTAATTACCCATTTCCACGAGCTGCCGCTCACTTATGCCTACCTCAGCGGCAACGATTTCAAAAGCATTATCGATTACTCGCACCTGCTGATCGGGTGCTCACAGGTAACCTGCAATGCGCTCAAAGCAGCAGGCGGCGCTCAGGTGGGCCTGCTGTATTCCTTTATCGACAGCAGCCTGGTTACCCGGGATACGGCGCGGGCCAAGGTACTGAGGCAGCAGCTTGGTATTGCCGAGTCCGATTTTGTATGGGTGCTTTCAGGGATGACTTCTGAGCGCAAGGGTTTCGATATGCTGCCGGATATTGCGCAAGAATTGAACGATCCCCGCGTTCACTTGATATGGGTAGGCGCCCGCATTGACGACGGGCTGGTGTATTACACCGAACAACGATGCCGCAACCAGGCCTCAGCCACCAGGGTGCATCTTGTAGGCAAGCAAAAGGAAGACTACTATCATTACCTGCACGCAGGAAATGGTTTTTTGCTGACGTCCCGACAGGATCCTTTTCCGCTGGTAATGATAGAGGCCGCGCTTTTGGGCAAACCGATTGTTTCATTTCCGTCGGGCGGCGTTTCGGAGTTTGTAGAGGATGGTATGGGCATTGTAACGGAGGAGATCAGCATAAAGCAGCTGGTACATGCGATGCGTGCCGTGATGACAGGAGAAGTACCTGCCGACAGCAACAAAAGCGTAGCAGTAGCCAGCAGATTTAATGTGGAGAACGGCTATAATAACTGGATCAGTTTAATCACCAAAAACACTTAG
- a CDS encoding glycosyltransferase family 2 protein — translation MDVSIVIINYRTPQLIINCLNSIHQFTSGVTFEVIIVDNDPEHGGGALIRQAYPGVRMINMASNVGFGIANNAGMAVAQGRYFLLLNADTLVTDNVIGRCYERMNRQPDVIAAGALQLYPDGSPMPFYKSFNDFRKTFFILPPGRLVDKIVARLYPEPTYSDPEQHDWLVGAFIFLRREGFEKTGGFSSDFFMYGEDVEWSGRLGKLGRLCYFRDCTFLHLENENPFRRTNISWINRFSTQMQVSNFLWIRKQYGLFNYLLLITHYILMIPVIYIWKMVLNLKKGGSPFSELRTQQIYVRKTRVLLRYFWKTLLLKKGLYRIKPNENIDLLTSSP, via the coding sequence ATGGATGTTTCCATTGTCATTATCAACTATCGCACACCTCAACTGATCATCAATTGCCTGAATTCCATTCATCAATTTACTTCGGGAGTAACTTTTGAAGTGATCATCGTGGATAATGATCCTGAGCATGGCGGCGGAGCCCTGATCCGCCAGGCTTACCCGGGAGTGCGCATGATCAACATGGCATCGAACGTGGGTTTTGGTATTGCCAACAATGCGGGTATGGCCGTGGCCCAGGGCCGGTACTTTCTTCTTCTGAATGCGGATACGCTTGTGACCGACAATGTGATCGGACGCTGTTATGAGCGGATGAACCGCCAGCCGGATGTCATTGCTGCGGGTGCACTGCAGCTCTATCCCGACGGCTCGCCCATGCCTTTTTACAAGAGCTTCAACGATTTCCGTAAAACGTTTTTCATACTTCCTCCGGGCAGGCTGGTCGACAAAATTGTGGCCAGGCTTTATCCCGAACCGACCTACTCCGACCCTGAACAGCACGACTGGCTGGTAGGTGCATTCATTTTTCTGAGGCGCGAAGGATTTGAAAAAACGGGTGGGTTCAGCAGCGATTTTTTTATGTACGGCGAGGATGTAGAATGGTCGGGCAGGCTGGGGAAACTGGGCAGGCTTTGTTATTTCAGGGATTGTACCTTCCTGCATCTTGAAAACGAAAATCCTTTCAGGCGCACCAATATTTCGTGGATCAACCGTTTCAGCACGCAAATGCAGGTATCTAACTTTTTATGGATCCGCAAGCAGTACGGATTGTTTAACTACCTGCTGCTGATCACGCATTACATCCTGATGATCCCGGTTATTTATATCTGGAAAATGGTACTGAACCTGAAAAAAGGCGGAAGCCCGTTTTCGGAGCTGCGCACCCAGCAGATATATGTAAGGAAAACAAGGGTTTTGCTCCGGTACTTCTGGAAAACACTTTTACTCAAAAAAGGACTCTACCGCATCAAGCCCAATGAAAATATAGATTTGTTAACCTCCTCACCATGA
- a CDS encoding acetyl-CoA C-acyltransferase, whose product MNAYIIAGYRSAVGKAGKGGFRFTRPDDLGASVIRHLLGKVPELDPSRVDDVIVGNAVPEAEQGMQMGRFVALLALPQHVSGITINRYCGSGVEAIAMAAAKIHAGMAECIIAGGTESMSMVPTMGWKTALNYDIATHHPDYYLSMGLTAEQVAKDYGISRDDQDEFSYQSHQKALRAQQQGLFDAQIVPVTIQETYFDAASGKKKTKEVVVAQDEGPRADTSLEALARLKPVFAAGGSVTAGNSSQTSDGAAFVIVMSEKLMNELHLNPVARMLSYATAGVDPRVMGIGPVQAVPLALRQAGLQLNDIEQIELNEAFAAQSLAVIRQLGIDPEIVNPNGGAIALGHALGSTGARLSVQLFDEMRRRNQKYGMVTACVGGGQGVAGIYERLN is encoded by the coding sequence ATGAATGCATATATCATCGCCGGCTACCGGAGTGCAGTAGGGAAAGCGGGAAAAGGCGGGTTCAGGTTTACCCGTCCTGACGACCTCGGAGCAAGCGTGATCCGGCACCTGCTGGGTAAAGTGCCCGAGCTCGACCCTTCACGGGTGGACGATGTGATTGTAGGCAATGCGGTGCCCGAAGCTGAGCAGGGTATGCAGATGGGGCGTTTCGTAGCATTGCTGGCGCTTCCGCAACATGTTTCGGGGATTACCATCAACCGGTACTGCGGGTCGGGCGTGGAGGCCATTGCGATGGCAGCGGCCAAGATCCATGCCGGTATGGCCGAATGCATCATTGCGGGAGGTACAGAATCAATGTCTATGGTACCGACCATGGGCTGGAAAACGGCACTTAACTATGATATTGCCACACACCACCCCGATTATTACCTGAGCATGGGACTTACCGCCGAGCAGGTGGCCAAAGACTACGGGATCAGCCGGGATGACCAGGACGAATTTTCTTACCAGTCACATCAAAAGGCGCTGAGAGCCCAGCAGCAGGGCCTTTTTGATGCACAAATTGTGCCGGTTACCATTCAGGAAACCTACTTTGATGCAGCATCTGGTAAAAAGAAAACAAAAGAAGTGGTCGTAGCGCAGGACGAAGGCCCGCGCGCGGATACATCCCTGGAAGCTCTGGCCAGGCTCAAACCCGTATTTGCAGCAGGCGGATCGGTTACGGCCGGCAACTCTTCCCAAACTTCGGACGGGGCTGCATTTGTGATTGTAATGTCTGAAAAACTGATGAATGAGCTGCACCTTAACCCGGTAGCCAGGATGCTCTCCTATGCTACTGCCGGCGTGGATCCGCGCGTAATGGGCATCGGACCGGTACAGGCCGTGCCCCTGGCACTCAGGCAGGCAGGATTACAGCTGAACGATATTGAACAGATCGAGCTGAATGAAGCATTTGCCGCACAATCATTAGCCGTGATCCGGCAGCTCGGCATTGACCCTGAAATTGTAAACCCGAACGGAGGCGCAATCGCGCTGGGACATGCGCTGGGCTCCACCGGTGCGCGGCTGTCTGTACAGCTTTTTGACGAAATGAGGCGCCGCAATCAGAAATATGGTATGGTCACTGCCTGCGTAGGCGGAGGGCAGGGAGTAGCCGGAATATACGAGCGGTTAAATTAA